A single region of the Desulfovibrio sp. genome encodes:
- a CDS encoding ATP-binding cassette domain-containing protein, whose amino-acid sequence MKITIQELSKAFGGRDILSNFSLEVDPGVRLCVCGPNGTGKSTLLRLLAGVESPDGGRVILPRGCRLGFVEQELSEESLETPLLTYVLDVLHDWSDFWAEWEEAAASKDESRLTSLMHRQGELEALYGYNPEHRAKAVLSGLGFAENKWNRTLRELSGGWRERAKLARVLTAGADVLLLDEPTNHLDVEAVEWLESFLMDFSGALVFVAHDRVFMDNVGTHVLYLGLSRPVFRKATYTQFLTLQDEYNAQREREARALKEDLDRKMAFVERFRAKATKARQAGSRMKMAKKLEKELEDYRPEPKRKELNFSWPEAPHSEKIVLSVADLEFHFGDGKTMWPPLTLTLFRGQRVALVGHNGCGKSTLLKLLAGTLERCGGNMVTASQMRMGYYTQHQMDTLRGDTTVLGEIRRLSDPRTTEEELMSVLGLFMLGQDYFERQVSALSGGEKSRLVLATLFLKRCNFLLLDEPTNHLDLESREALVSALQKFNGTLLMVAHDRWLLSQVGAEAWELNENGLTVFPDFASYDENRRARQNGLGESPLSAVNAAGNSARETDAPAAQPLSRDEQKRIKREQADRRNALHKELKPLQNRYEALETEFASVLDQQTLVEGQLADPDVYADHARSSDLLKTFESCKQRSEAIFEEMTTLEENMTAVREKWNVEQD is encoded by the coding sequence GTGAAGATCACCATACAGGAACTTTCCAAGGCATTTGGCGGACGGGACATCCTCAGCAACTTCTCGCTGGAAGTGGATCCCGGTGTGCGGCTGTGCGTTTGCGGGCCCAACGGTACGGGCAAGTCCACCTTGCTGCGCCTTCTGGCCGGGGTGGAAAGCCCTGACGGCGGTCGGGTAATACTGCCGCGCGGCTGCCGCCTGGGTTTTGTGGAGCAGGAGCTTTCAGAGGAATCCCTCGAAACGCCGCTGCTGACCTATGTGCTGGACGTGCTGCACGACTGGAGCGACTTTTGGGCTGAATGGGAAGAAGCCGCCGCCAGCAAGGACGAATCACGCCTGACTTCCCTGATGCACCGTCAGGGCGAGCTTGAGGCTCTTTACGGCTACAATCCCGAGCATCGGGCCAAGGCCGTGCTTTCCGGTCTGGGCTTTGCAGAAAACAAGTGGAACCGCACCCTGCGCGAACTCTCCGGCGGCTGGCGCGAGCGCGCCAAGCTGGCCCGTGTGCTCACCGCCGGCGCCGATGTGTTGCTGCTGGACGAACCCACCAACCATCTCGACGTGGAAGCCGTGGAGTGGCTGGAGTCCTTTCTCATGGACTTCAGCGGCGCACTGGTATTTGTGGCCCATGACCGTGTGTTTATGGATAATGTCGGCACGCACGTTCTCTACCTCGGGCTGTCCAGGCCCGTGTTCCGCAAGGCCACCTACACGCAGTTTCTGACCCTTCAGGACGAATACAACGCCCAGCGTGAGCGTGAAGCCCGCGCCCTCAAGGAAGACCTTGACCGCAAGATGGCCTTTGTGGAGCGTTTTCGCGCCAAGGCCACAAAGGCCCGCCAGGCGGGTTCCCGGATGAAGATGGCTAAAAAGCTCGAAAAAGAGCTGGAAGACTACAGACCGGAACCCAAGCGCAAGGAGCTGAATTTCAGCTGGCCCGAAGCTCCGCATTCAGAAAAGATTGTGCTGTCTGTCGCGGATCTGGAATTTCATTTTGGCGATGGCAAAACCATGTGGCCGCCCCTGACACTGACCCTGTTCCGTGGGCAGCGGGTGGCGCTGGTGGGGCACAACGGCTGCGGCAAGTCCACCCTGCTCAAGCTGCTGGCCGGTACGCTGGAACGCTGCGGTGGCAATATGGTCACGGCATCGCAAATGCGCATGGGCTACTATACCCAGCATCAGATGGACACCTTGCGGGGCGATACCACGGTGCTTGGCGAAATTCGCCGTCTTTCAGACCCGCGCACCACGGAAGAAGAGCTGATGAGTGTTCTCGGGCTCTTCATGCTGGGGCAGGATTATTTTGAACGGCAGGTGAGCGCCCTTTCGGGCGGCGAAAAAAGTCGCCTAGTGCTGGCAACGCTGTTTTTGAAGCGCTGCAATTTTCTGCTGCTGGACGAACCCACCAACCATCTTGATCTCGAAAGTCGCGAAGCCCTGGTGAGTGCGCTACAGAAGTTTAACGGCACCCTGCTCATGGTGGCGCATGACCGCTGGCTGCTCTCGCAGGTAGGGGCTGAAGCGTGGGAACTCAATGAGAACGGACTGACCGTATTCCCCGACTTTGCCTCGTATGACGAGAACCGCCGCGCCCGGCAGAACGGTTTGGGCGAAAGCCCCCTGAGTGCCGTCAATGCAGCGGGCAACAGCGCCCGGGAGACGGACGCGCCCGCCGCGCAGCCATTGTCGCGCGATGAACAGAAGCGCATCAAACGCGAACAGGCCGACAGGCGCAATGCCCTGCACAAGGAGCTGAAGCCCCTGCAAAACCGTTACGAAGCGCTGGAAACAGAGTTTGCCTCGGTACTTGACCAGCAGACCCTTGTGGAAGGCCAACTGGCCGACCCGGATGTGTACGCCGACCACGCCCGTTCCAGCGATCTGCTCAAAACCTTTGAATCGTGCAAGCAGCGCAGCGAAGCCATTTTTGAAGAAATGACCACGCTTGAAGAAAATATGACGGCTGTGCGGGAAAAGTGGAACGTGGAGCAGGATTGA
- a CDS encoding (deoxy)nucleoside triphosphate pyrophosphohydrolase, translated as MQHIEVAAGIIWRGKRFLASQRLSDKPLEGYWEFPGGKLEAGESPEDALKRELAEELGVGVRQVVFWKSLDHEYVERGFSVRLYFFHVTEFVGEPCGEEGQNLRWVEPQEAFALGFLPADAVVLEELIARQPSIL; from the coding sequence ATGCAACATATAGAAGTAGCTGCGGGTATCATTTGGCGGGGCAAGAGGTTTCTGGCCAGCCAGCGCCTCAGCGACAAGCCTCTTGAAGGATACTGGGAATTTCCCGGCGGCAAACTTGAAGCCGGAGAAAGCCCGGAAGACGCCCTCAAACGCGAACTGGCTGAAGAGCTGGGCGTAGGCGTGCGCCAGGTCGTGTTCTGGAAAAGCCTTGATCACGAATATGTGGAGCGCGGCTTCAGCGTGCGGCTGTATTTTTTTCATGTCACCGAATTCGTGGGCGAACCCTGTGGCGAAGAAGGGCAGAACCTGCGGTGGGTAGAGCCGCAGGAGGCCTTTGCCCTCGGTTTTTTGCCTGCCGATGCTGTGGTGCTTGAAGAACTCATAGCGAGGCAACCGAGCATTCTTTGA